One stretch of Eretmochelys imbricata isolate rEreImb1 chromosome 1, rEreImb1.hap1, whole genome shotgun sequence DNA includes these proteins:
- the VTCN1 gene encoding V-set domain-containing T-cell activation inhibitor 1 → MITIIIILVAVIVLIIGFGVSGRRYISVTTLTSAGNIGEDGILGCTFEPDIKLSNIEIRWAKAGVSGTVHEFKGGKDHLKDQDEVFKGRTAVFAEQVIGGNASLMLRDVQLSDAGAYKCSVTTSKGNGEAGLEYKTGAFSSPEMHVDYNSSMDTLRCEAPRWFPQPVVVWTSHNNTRDNLSEVSNTSFKLNSENVTMNVVSVLHNITANTTYTCVIKNDIAKATGDIEVTDSSIKTTVHLQLLTMNMASASLSPLALYWILLPLLYLMAL, encoded by the exons atgaTCACCATCATCATAATCCTGGTAGCAGTGATTGTGCTGATCATCGGCTTTGGTGTTTCAG GGAGACGCTACATCAGTGTCACCACACTAACCTCTGCTGGGAACATTGGGGAAGATGGCATCCTGGGCTGCACTTTTGAACCTGACATCAAGCTCAGCAACATAGAGATTCGGTGGGCTAAAGCTGGGGTCTCTGGGACGGTGCATGAGTTTAAAGGTGGCAAGGACCATCTAAAGGACCAGGATGAAGTGTTCAAGGGCCGGACAGCGGTGTTCGCAGAGCAGGTGATTGGTGGGAACGCCTCCTTGATGCTGAGAGATGTGCAGCTCTCCGATGCTGGTGCTTACAAGTGCTCTGTCACCACATCCAAAGGGAATGGAGAAGCAGGGCTGGAATATAAGACCGGAG CCTTCAGCTCTCCAGAGATGCATGTGGATTACAACAGCAGCATGGACACCCTGCGGTGTGAGGCTCCTCGGTGGTTCCCGCAACCTGTTGTGGTTTGGACCTCACACAATAACACCAGGGACAACTTATCTGAGGTCTCCAACACCAGCTTCAAGCTGAACTCTGAGAATGTGACTATGAATGTGGTATCTGTTCTGCACAACATCACAGCTAATACTACCTATACCTGTGTTATCAAGAATGACATTGCCAAAGCTACAGGGGACATCGAAGTGACAG ATTCCAGCATCAAGACGACTGTTCATTTGCAGCTACTGACCATGAACATGGCATCAGCCTCCTTATCCCCTCTTGCCCTTTACTGGATACTTCTACCTCTCCTGTACCTGATGGCTTTGTAG